From Desulfuromonas soudanensis, the proteins below share one genomic window:
- a CDS encoding DUF190 domain-containing protein codes for MTRLEGEQVLMRIFIGEGDRWEKKPLYEALVEMLRREGMAGATVLKGAMGFGARSITHSDRLLRFSSDLPVIVEVVDSQEKIDAVLPFLDAMLEGGMVTLEKARVIRYFKV; via the coding sequence ATGACCAGACTCGAAGGGGAACAGGTGCTGATGCGGATCTTCATCGGCGAGGGGGACCGCTGGGAGAAGAAGCCGCTCTACGAGGCGCTGGTGGAGATGCTGCGCCGCGAGGGGATGGCCGGGGCCACCGTTCTCAAGGGGGCGATGGGCTTCGGGGCCCGCAGCATCACCCACAGCGACAGGCTGCTGCGCTTTTCCTCCGATCTGCCGGTGATCGTCGAGGTGGTCGACAGCCAGGAGAAAATCGATGCCGTTCTTCCCTTCCTCGACGCCATGCTTGAAGGGGGGATGGTCACTCTGGAGAAGGCCCGGGTGATTCGCTATTTCAAAGTATGA
- a CDS encoding DUF58 domain-containing protein — translation MIPPLEIPAAVRRLEITARRQLAGTLAGEYRSHFRGRGMEFAEIRPYQFGDDPRQLDWNLTARCGTPQVRLYQEERSRTLTLIADVSRSCTPAKRLLLARCAALLAFAAVQNRDRVALIAFSDRMEELIPPGSGRNHALRILSTLLGLSPKGEGTDLSSPLDAALALHRRPGMLILLSDLHAPLPDQLLRRTLARHDLLALVLRDHRERQCPGSGLTLVADAESGARRLVDLGSRAACTAMEKAWDDSDRRLAAELQRLGIDHAFVDDKEPPLPALRSLFGSRRRRER, via the coding sequence TTGATCCCTCCCCTGGAGATCCCCGCCGCCGTGCGCCGCCTGGAAATCACCGCCCGGCGCCAGCTCGCCGGCACCCTGGCCGGCGAGTACCGCAGTCACTTTCGCGGCCGGGGGATGGAATTCGCCGAGATCCGTCCCTACCAGTTCGGCGACGACCCGCGCCAGCTCGACTGGAACCTCACCGCCCGCTGCGGCACCCCCCAGGTGCGCCTCTACCAGGAGGAGCGCTCCCGGACCCTGACCCTCATCGCCGACGTCTCCCGCAGCTGCACCCCGGCAAAGCGCCTCCTCCTGGCCCGCTGCGCCGCTCTCCTCGCTTTTGCCGCGGTGCAGAACCGCGACCGCGTCGCCCTGATCGCCTTCAGCGACCGCATGGAGGAACTCATCCCCCCCGGCAGCGGCCGCAATCACGCCCTGCGCATCCTCAGTACCCTGCTCGGCCTCTCTCCGAAAGGAGAAGGGACCGACCTGAGCTCCCCCCTGGACGCCGCTCTCGCTCTCCATCGCCGCCCCGGGATGCTGATCCTTCTCTCCGATCTCCACGCCCCCCTCCCCGACCAACTCCTCCGTCGGACCCTGGCCCGCCACGACCTGCTGGCGCTGGTGCTGCGCGACCATCGGGAGCGGCAGTGCCCCGGCAGCGGCCTGACCCTGGTCGCCGACGCCGAAAGCGGCGCAAGGCGCCTGGTCGACCTCGGCAGCCGTGCCGCTTGCACCGCCATGGAAAAAGCCTGGGACGATTCGGACCGCCGGCTGGCGGCCGAACTGCAGCGGCTGGGAATCGACCACGCCTTTGTCGACGACAAGGAGCCTCCGCTGCCGGCCCTGCGCTCACTCTTCGGCAGCCGGCGCCGGAGGGAGCGATGA
- a CDS encoding vWA domain-containing protein, which produces MILGAVTLLLLALLFFAERSSRKRLAHFGLPGSSHRILGDLATLAALTLLFMLLGSSPAEEKGPGPALALAVDVSASMASSDGETSRLERARREIRALLAALPGARFALVLFAGEAVLQVPLTADPAALAFFVDRLSPGTVTVPGSAPEEGVTAALKALAGETGPQAVILFSDGERTVGTPPPLLPSGVPVYAVPLGTPEGSPVLDAAGHARLDPQGEPLLTRLEAEVLETICGATDGALLPVPGEDFSVAPLIERFSLANRKPTAEGSTAILSLVLLLLLAGEVPGRFRHGPKRGTVTAVVALTLCGLTLACHPRDNPSPRRLYAEALETAAADRPLEAARLFAAAARILEGTERGAALYNAGTLLLGAGDAKKALSPLEEAILLLPGDRQVRTNLALTLRALGEDLPYGSAPGEKGEEREGGTLSRSQALQLLETVIARPGGDAASTVPLFEIRPGRDW; this is translated from the coding sequence ATGATCCTCGGAGCGGTGACCCTCCTCCTATTGGCGCTCCTCTTTTTCGCCGAACGCTCCAGCCGGAAACGTCTGGCTCACTTCGGGCTCCCGGGGAGTTCGCACCGGATCCTCGGCGATCTGGCAACCCTGGCCGCCCTGACCCTCCTTTTCATGCTCCTCGGATCGTCACCGGCCGAAGAGAAGGGTCCCGGGCCGGCCCTGGCCCTGGCCGTCGACGTTTCGGCGAGCATGGCCTCTTCCGACGGGGAGACGAGCCGCCTCGAGCGCGCCCGCAGGGAAATCCGCGCCCTTCTCGCCGCCCTCCCCGGGGCCCGCTTCGCCCTCGTCCTTTTTGCCGGCGAGGCCGTCCTGCAGGTCCCCCTCACCGCCGACCCTGCGGCCCTCGCCTTTTTCGTCGATCGGCTCTCCCCGGGGACGGTGACGGTCCCCGGTTCGGCCCCCGAGGAGGGGGTGACGGCGGCCCTCAAGGCCCTTGCCGGCGAGACGGGACCGCAGGCGGTCATCCTCTTCAGCGACGGCGAGCGTACGGTGGGTACCCCGCCCCCCCTCCTCCCCTCCGGCGTCCCGGTCTACGCCGTCCCCCTGGGGACGCCCGAGGGGAGCCCGGTCCTCGACGCCGCGGGACATGCGCGCCTTGACCCTCAGGGGGAGCCGCTGCTGACCCGCCTCGAAGCCGAAGTCCTGGAAACGATATGTGGGGCCACCGATGGAGCCCTCCTACCGGTGCCCGGGGAAGACTTTTCCGTCGCTCCCCTCATCGAACGCTTCTCCCTGGCAAACAGAAAACCCACCGCCGAAGGTTCCACGGCAATTCTCTCCCTCGTTCTCCTCCTTCTTCTGGCCGGCGAAGTGCCCGGCCGTTTCCGTCACGGGCCAAAGCGGGGGACCGTGACCGCCGTCGTCGCCCTGACCCTTTGCGGCCTGACTCTGGCCTGCCACCCCCGGGATAACCCTTCCCCCCGGCGTCTGTACGCCGAGGCCCTCGAAACGGCAGCAGCCGACCGTCCCCTGGAGGCGGCCCGGCTCTTTGCCGCCGCGGCCCGCATCCTGGAGGGGACCGAACGGGGGGCGGCCCTCTACAACGCCGGCACCCTCCTGCTCGGTGCAGGAGACGCCAAAAAAGCCCTGTCCCCTCTCGAAGAAGCCATCCTTCTGCTGCCGGGGGATCGGCAGGTCCGCACCAACCTCGCTCTGACCTTGCGGGCGCTCGGGGAGGATCTCCCCTACGGCAGCGCCCCGGGAGAGAAGGGAGAGGAGAGGGAGGGCGGAACCCTGAGCCGCAGCCAGGCCCTGCAGCTTCTCGAGACCGTAATCGCCCGCCCGGGGGGGGATGCCGCCTCCACCGTCCCCCTGTTCGAAATCCGGCCGGGGAGGGACTGGTGA
- a CDS encoding VWA domain-containing protein, with the protein MTLSFVTPALLLLAPLALLPLLPRRREGILLSSLAPLAGLAMGWRVRLALLHPGWRALTLLLLLIALAGPVLGERTSTVVRRGVDLMLALDISASMGARDMPPDRMTVAREAAADFLLKREDDRVGVILFSGAPYLLSPPALDKGPLLARLQQTVADRSGSGTALGDALAAALAQLGNSPAKSKAVVLLTDGTSNRGRLTPLAAGRAAAALGVRVYPVGFGSEEGAEVPLGPAGEIGRLADGTPLRDALEEGTLEEIARLSGGRYFRASSGDALKEVYGRIDALETTPLEIRERLIRQELAPLLLQLAAGLLLLEIVLFRLWLRRVP; encoded by the coding sequence ATGACCCTCTCCTTTGTCACTCCCGCCCTCCTCCTTCTGGCCCCCCTGGCCCTCCTCCCCCTGCTGCCGCGGCGCCGGGAAGGGATTCTCCTCTCCTCCCTCGCCCCCCTGGCCGGATTGGCCATGGGCTGGCGCGTTCGTCTGGCGCTGCTGCACCCCGGCTGGCGCGCCCTGACCCTCCTCCTCCTCCTGATCGCCCTGGCCGGCCCCGTCCTCGGCGAACGGACCAGCACTGTCGTGCGCCGCGGCGTCGATTTGATGCTGGCTCTCGACATTTCCGCCAGCATGGGCGCTCGGGATATGCCCCCCGACCGCATGACCGTCGCCCGGGAGGCCGCGGCCGACTTTCTCCTGAAACGCGAAGACGACCGTGTCGGCGTCATCCTCTTCTCCGGAGCCCCCTACCTCCTTTCCCCCCCCGCCCTCGACAAGGGACCTCTTCTGGCCCGGCTGCAGCAGACGGTTGCCGACCGCAGCGGCAGCGGCACCGCCCTCGGCGACGCCCTGGCCGCCGCCCTCGCCCAGCTCGGGAATTCTCCGGCCAAAAGCAAGGCGGTCGTTTTGCTCACCGACGGCACCTCGAACCGCGGCCGCCTCACCCCCCTGGCCGCGGGACGGGCCGCCGCCGCCCTCGGCGTCCGGGTCTACCCCGTCGGCTTCGGCAGCGAGGAAGGGGCCGAAGTCCCCCTCGGTCCGGCGGGGGAGATTGGCCGCCTGGCCGACGGCACCCCCCTGCGCGACGCCCTCGAGGAAGGGACGCTCGAAGAGATCGCCCGCCTCAGCGGCGGCCGCTACTTCCGCGCCTCCAGCGGCGACGCCTTGAAGGAGGTCTACGGCCGCATCGACGCCCTCGAAACGACCCCCCTGGAAATCCGCGAGCGCCTGATTCGCCAGGAACTCGCCCCTCTCCTGCTGCAACTGGCGGCGGGCCTCCTCCTTCTGGAAATCGTCCTTTTTCGCCTCTGGCTGCGGAGGGTGCCATGA
- the crcB gene encoding fluoride efflux transporter CrcB — protein sequence MQLVYIGLFGALGCLGRYFVSGWSYTLFGRGLPYGTLAVNVIGSFLLGLIMEGSLRSTFLSPEVRMGITVGFMGGFTTFSTFSYETIRLMEDGSFLQAGANVLLNVLVCLVFAGLGIFLARQL from the coding sequence ATGCAACTCGTCTATATCGGACTTTTCGGCGCTCTTGGCTGCCTGGGACGCTATTTCGTTTCCGGGTGGAGCTACACCCTCTTCGGCCGCGGCCTCCCCTACGGGACGTTGGCGGTGAATGTCATCGGCTCCTTTCTCCTCGGTCTGATCATGGAGGGGAGCCTGCGCAGCACCTTCCTCTCCCCCGAGGTGCGCATGGGGATCACCGTCGGTTTCATGGGGGGATTTACGACGTTTTCCACCTTCTCCTACGAGACGATCCGCCTCATGGAGGACGGCAGCTTCCTGCAGGCCGGGGCCAACGTCCTTCTCAACGTTCTGGTCTGCCTGGTCTTCGCCGGCCTCGGAATCTTTCTGGCGCGGCAGCTGTGA
- the rpoH gene encoding RNA polymerase sigma factor RpoH: MTMTTLQLPAATDSFEHYMSSIRQFALLDREEEHALAVRYHDEGDLEAAHKLICANLRFVVKIANEYRSYGLRLADLVQEGNIGLMMAVKKFDPQRGLRLITYAVWWIRATIQSYILRSWSLVKIGTTQAQKKLFYKLGQTRAALQRLAGGDGAAEIAAELSVRSEEVEEMTVRMAARDASLDLELTEGEGYSLLDTLADDRPSQEEVLMKSQEESLLTSRVEDALCALNDRERRIVHDRILCDAPRTLQELADDYGISRERIRQLEKNALAKLRGVLAAT; encoded by the coding sequence ATGACAATGACCACCCTGCAGCTCCCCGCCGCCACTGATTCCTTCGAACATTACATGTCCAGCATCCGGCAATTCGCCCTCCTCGACCGCGAAGAGGAACATGCCCTTGCCGTCCGCTACCACGACGAAGGGGACCTGGAGGCCGCCCACAAGCTGATCTGCGCCAACCTGCGCTTCGTGGTGAAGATCGCCAACGAATACCGCTCCTACGGGCTCCGACTGGCCGACCTCGTCCAGGAGGGGAACATCGGCCTGATGATGGCGGTGAAAAAGTTCGACCCGCAGCGCGGTCTGCGCCTGATCACCTACGCCGTATGGTGGATCCGCGCCACCATCCAGAGCTACATCCTCAGAAGCTGGTCGCTGGTGAAGATCGGTACCACCCAGGCGCAGAAGAAACTCTTCTACAAGCTCGGCCAGACCCGGGCGGCGCTGCAGCGTCTTGCCGGAGGCGACGGGGCCGCGGAGATCGCCGCCGAGCTCTCGGTGCGCAGCGAAGAGGTCGAGGAGATGACGGTGCGCATGGCCGCCCGCGACGCTTCCCTCGACCTGGAATTGACCGAGGGGGAGGGGTACTCCCTCCTCGACACCCTCGCCGACGACCGCCCCAGCCAGGAAGAGGTCCTGATGAAGAGCCAGGAGGAGAGCCTCCTCACCTCCCGGGTCGAAGACGCCCTCTGCGCTCTCAACGACCGGGAGCGGCGCATCGTCCACGACCGCATCCTCTGCGACGCCCCCCGCACCCTGCAGGAGCTCGCCGACGACTACGGCATCAGCCGCGAACGGATCCGCCAGCTGGAGAAAAACGCCCTGGCCAAACTCAGGGGGGTGCTGGCCGCGACCTGA
- a CDS encoding BatD family protein codes for MTLLFSLLVLLLLPSPGSAAPLPLLEARLLVSNSAPYLGEEVILTLEVRRQGALRERPSLAWPLLDDFLQEELPPLLPRRETTAEGEILVESGRTLLRPLKTGTLRLSGGGVSLGEDFIAAPPLRLRVRPLPEEGRPSDFSGAVGRYTLTLRGEGTGTREVRLEIGGTGVLSNVPAPRAAPGRGERLVFLGDDLSFTEETALRTLRYLYLPGEGEKGSLAFTLATFDPQEESYRLLSASLNPPPGRWGAWALRILLPLAGVSALALWGRQQRRNADLDYLLARLLGRAPRGLSRREIAATLMQSGVRTETWTALERLWEEEDLCRFGPVPRRGQNLRARRRRLALRLWNDVDKSRRIP; via the coding sequence GTGACGTTGTTATTCTCCCTCCTGGTCCTCCTTCTCCTGCCCTCACCAGGCAGCGCCGCCCCCCTCCCTTTGCTGGAGGCGCGGCTGCTGGTGTCAAACTCTGCCCCCTATCTCGGCGAGGAGGTGATTCTCACCCTGGAGGTGCGCCGGCAGGGGGCCCTGCGGGAGCGTCCCTCCCTGGCCTGGCCGCTCCTCGACGACTTCCTGCAGGAGGAGCTCCCTCCCCTCCTCCCGCGCCGCGAGACCACCGCCGAGGGGGAAATCCTGGTGGAAAGCGGCCGGACCCTTCTGCGCCCCCTAAAAACAGGAACGCTCCGCCTCTCCGGCGGCGGCGTCTCCCTCGGAGAGGACTTCATTGCCGCCCCCCCCCTGAGGCTGCGGGTGCGCCCCCTCCCGGAAGAAGGGCGCCCGAGCGACTTCTCCGGAGCGGTGGGCCGCTATACCCTGACCCTGCGGGGCGAGGGGACGGGCACCCGCGAGGTGCGCCTGGAAATCGGCGGAACCGGCGTCCTCTCCAACGTCCCCGCTCCCCGGGCGGCCCCGGGACGCGGCGAGCGCCTCGTCTTTCTCGGCGACGATCTCTCGTTTACGGAGGAGACGGCCCTGCGAACCCTGCGTTACCTCTATCTCCCGGGGGAGGGAGAGAAGGGGAGCCTCGCCTTTACCCTGGCGACCTTCGATCCGCAGGAAGAGTCCTATCGCCTCCTCTCGGCGTCCCTCAATCCACCGCCGGGGCGATGGGGCGCCTGGGCCTTGCGGATTCTCCTTCCCCTAGCCGGCGTCTCGGCCCTCGCCCTTTGGGGACGGCAACAGCGCCGGAATGCCGACCTCGATTACCTTCTGGCACGCCTCCTCGGCCGCGCCCCGAGGGGCCTCTCCCGCCGGGAGATCGCCGCAACTCTGATGCAAAGCGGAGTGCGGACAGAGACATGGACCGCCCTCGAGCGCCTCTGGGAAGAGGAGGATCTCTGCCGCTTCGGCCCCGTCCCCCGGAGGGGACAAAACCTCAGGGCCAGGCGCCGCCGACTCGCCCTGCGCCTTTGGAATGACGTTGACAAATCCCGGCGCATCCCGTAA
- a CDS encoding AAA family ATPase — protein MTEVAARDDLSRLEAEIRLKSAFVAPLLAEIARVVVGQRDLVEALLIGLLCRGHVLIEGVPGLAKTLTVNTLATALDLSFRRIQFTPDLLPADLVGTPIYHPGTGEFRTRKGPVFAHLVLADEINRAPAKVQSALLEAMEERQVTLGDETHPLPDPFLVLATQNPLEHEGTYPLPEAQLDRFMLKVVVGYPDRAEEEEILERHGNGPADLQAVVGHAPLTEAMAAVRTLYLAAPVRDYLLDLVAATRNPAAFGLGEMETLIDHGVSPRGSIALAQAARARAFLRGRPYVVPDDVLSVAPMVLRHRLVPSYEAEARGISSDALLQRIFAAVPAP, from the coding sequence GTGACCGAAGTTGCCGCCCGCGATGACCTGAGCCGACTCGAGGCCGAGATCCGCCTCAAGAGCGCCTTCGTCGCCCCGCTCCTGGCCGAGATCGCCAGGGTGGTGGTCGGCCAGCGGGACCTCGTCGAGGCGCTCCTCATCGGCCTCCTCTGCCGGGGACATGTCCTCATCGAGGGGGTGCCGGGGCTGGCCAAGACCCTCACCGTCAATACCCTGGCCACCGCCCTCGACCTCTCCTTCCGCCGCATCCAGTTCACCCCCGATCTCCTCCCCGCCGACCTGGTCGGCACGCCGATCTACCATCCGGGAACCGGCGAATTCCGCACCCGCAAGGGGCCGGTCTTCGCCCACCTCGTCCTCGCCGACGAGATCAACCGCGCCCCGGCCAAGGTCCAGTCGGCCCTCCTCGAGGCGATGGAGGAGCGTCAGGTCACCCTCGGCGACGAGACCCACCCCCTCCCCGACCCCTTCCTGGTCCTGGCCACCCAGAACCCCCTGGAACACGAGGGGACCTACCCCCTCCCCGAAGCCCAGCTCGACCGCTTCATGCTCAAGGTGGTCGTCGGCTATCCCGACCGCGCCGAGGAAGAGGAGATTCTCGAGCGCCACGGCAACGGCCCCGCCGACCTGCAGGCGGTGGTGGGCCACGCCCCTCTCACCGAGGCGATGGCGGCGGTACGCACCCTTTATCTCGCCGCGCCGGTGCGCGACTACCTCCTCGACCTGGTCGCGGCGACCCGCAACCCCGCAGCCTTCGGCCTCGGGGAGATGGAAACCCTCATCGACCACGGCGTCTCCCCCCGGGGGAGCATCGCCCTCGCCCAGGCGGCCAGGGCCCGGGCCTTCCTGCGCGGCCGCCCCTACGTGGTCCCCGACGACGTCCTCTCCGTGGCCCCGATGGTGCTGCGCCACCGCCTCGTCCCCTCCTACGAGGCCGAAGCCCGGGGGATTTCCAGCGATGCCCTTTTGCAGCGCATCTTCGCTGCCGTCCCCGCCCCCTGA